One window of the Leptospira koniambonensis genome contains the following:
- a CDS encoding beta strand repeat-containing protein, with the protein MSSGINPTKKFYAALACSFLLFQGCVAWPLLTGAVGLAAGKKGGGMMFLPGGGTPTLSRVEISSPNSSFAKTTSMSLVATAAYSNGTHKDITADAVWSTSDTNIISMAAGGQATGTGVGAANIGITYENKTAQIALSVTSAPLSTISISCVNQTDNLPKGITRQCTLTGNFADGSNQDLTNDPNTTWGTGSSAIASIDSAGLVTAVNAGTTSIQASYNSFNATNLSLTVSSAALVSIAVTPTNKSLALGKNQQYTATGTYSDNSNQDITNSVTWNSSDTAVATISNTSGSKGFLSTEDMGTSTITATLSSIGGNTDVTVTAAVLESISITPSSPSTPKGRTLNLVATGIFSDGHNETITDQVTWSSDNNSIATVDNGTGFEGRASGIAVGTVDITAEIGGIEETISFSVTAAVLESIQLTADDSSIAKGTSTTILATGVYSDGTSQNITGSVSWSSSSTSILQLGTLTATPKKLVNSPNSGSLGTSTITAISGSISGTVDVTVTAAKLVSIAVTPTNPSVAKGLTKDFIATGTYTDSSTQNLTTSVTWASSDTSKATISNAAGTEGKATAVAVGTTNITATLGTITSPSTTLTVTAAVLQSITITPSNPSVAKGRSENLSATGTYSDNSTQDLTTLVTWSSSSNSTVGVSNANGTKGKATGVAVGTATITATSGSVSNSITFTVTSAVLDSIEVSFTDSSIAKGTSTLAEATGTYSDGSTQDITDQVVWDSSQTSIIQLGVLTAAPKKTLTSPNSGSLGTSIITATLGTVSGSANVTVTAATLVSIQVDPTNPSVAKGLTQNFTATGTYTDASTQDLTTSVTWTSSSTSKATISNAAGSKGLATTLATGTTNITAKLGSVTSPASVLTVTAAALTSITIAPSSTLSIAKGRTQNFTATGHYTDSSTSDLTTQVTWSSFDQTKATVSNTSGTNGKLTALQEGSTQISASYNSITSTDTAVTVTAAVLDSISITPTNSSLAKGYTTPFTANGVYSDATTLDITAQVTWASSNTSSSTISNSSGNEGVATAVAVGTSSISATLGSVSSSTNFTVTAAVLVSIAVSPTNSNVYTTQTKDFTATGTYSDASTQNLTTSVTWASSDTSKATISNAAGTNGRATGVAAGTITISATSGSVSGNTQLTVVFLDTTPPTVSNVVSLSPTTVRVTFSESVNTTQATTAANYKLALTSAVSGSCSDNSNFSSTSNISVSSVSGSGAIYTLTLASSQTSGTNYTILVNKSGIQDLSGVPNNLGCANYGDFVGQEQLKVSSASCASTGTVIINFSKPIKSGNNVSGSAECSSVAECGNRYAFVGTTDLGTVSSAKILDGVVCGGATADSAKVCVTHSLLQTGAQYTIMAANNVNGDGFDNTSWGSIRDSGDSENIQSSPRDRASFLGCGTSPVNFGDGPISIDPNGSTFGYLADFNSKIYTGPNNAGNGALRFAYDGSNPESVQFSFVKDTTGQNSDATNVSSNSATTRENSIAVPPYVTLGHSGCTQNDATLANGCGPDNESGRGIFTTGSLVSNPYIFIAAARTVPSGSNYNFDYIYYSNDTSTNLNYKYIDMGSITGTVTAGTSSITVLNDRVFPGFAKPSNDGTGTGGGLNAPDFGFISFNTSDTGSGTTGFCTAGSNCDAYDGSNGRRIRIDYMSYFGGPSAGGNGVVNASPNWGYYIGVDSSIAFKNRIYAANGGLHAVGHNGSIIRSTSSNPTTACSSKDTCTNWTEIGPRTNTKWHNSTTNNWFSLELAKFYDLIPADRAFAQFAEFNDKLYVTRTICVQATQATGIRTAAGTVTGCTDGTDTNRRAQLWKCSPATTGNSSECDAGDWTVVGDDGTGITNFGDSTNRTITMVAKNGTYLYVGFDNPAGIRIYRTNTADPGSASSSWTQIAGNGLTDSGNVQQIFSAVSVNTGNVYYLYVSVGKNNTPVRVYRQQNL; encoded by the coding sequence ATGAGCTCCGGAATCAACCCCACCAAAAAATTCTACGCCGCGTTGGCGTGTTCCTTCCTTCTTTTCCAAGGATGTGTTGCCTGGCCTTTACTAACGGGAGCTGTTGGGCTCGCGGCAGGAAAAAAAGGGGGCGGAATGATGTTCCTTCCGGGCGGAGGAACTCCTACATTAAGCAGAGTAGAGATCTCTTCTCCAAATTCAAGTTTCGCAAAAACAACCAGCATGTCTTTGGTGGCGACTGCTGCGTATTCTAACGGAACTCATAAAGATATTACTGCGGATGCTGTATGGAGCACCAGCGATACTAATATTATTTCTATGGCTGCGGGTGGGCAGGCAACAGGAACAGGAGTGGGAGCTGCGAATATCGGCATCACTTACGAAAACAAAACTGCACAAATTGCTCTTTCAGTAACATCGGCTCCTTTAAGCACAATTTCCATTTCCTGTGTAAACCAAACGGACAATTTACCTAAAGGGATCACAAGACAATGTACTCTAACAGGTAACTTTGCAGATGGTTCAAACCAAGATCTAACAAACGATCCAAATACTACATGGGGAACTGGAAGTTCAGCTATTGCTTCTATAGATTCTGCAGGACTTGTGACTGCAGTAAATGCTGGAACTACTTCTATCCAAGCTTCTTATAATTCATTCAATGCCACTAATTTATCCTTAACTGTTAGTTCTGCTGCTTTGGTTTCTATCGCAGTAACTCCTACTAACAAGTCTCTAGCATTAGGAAAAAATCAGCAGTACACTGCTACAGGAACTTATTCAGACAATTCTAATCAAGATATTACAAACTCCGTAACATGGAATTCTTCCGACACTGCAGTGGCTACTATCAGCAATACTTCAGGATCTAAGGGGTTTTTATCCACTGAAGATATGGGGACTTCTACCATTACTGCTACTCTGAGTTCAATCGGAGGAAACACTGATGTCACAGTTACTGCTGCTGTATTAGAAAGTATTTCTATCACTCCTTCTAGCCCAAGCACTCCTAAGGGAAGAACATTAAACTTGGTTGCTACAGGTATTTTCTCAGATGGTCATAATGAAACTATTACCGACCAAGTAACTTGGTCCAGCGATAATAATTCTATTGCAACCGTGGATAACGGTACTGGATTTGAAGGTAGAGCCTCAGGGATCGCTGTAGGAACAGTAGATATCACTGCGGAAATAGGAGGGATAGAAGAAACCATATCCTTCTCTGTAACTGCTGCTGTATTAGAGTCCATTCAATTAACTGCGGACGATTCCTCTATCGCAAAAGGAACAAGCACCACCATCTTAGCAACAGGAGTTTACTCAGACGGAACTTCTCAAAATATCACTGGTTCTGTTTCTTGGAGCAGCTCTTCTACTTCTATTCTTCAATTGGGAACATTAACTGCTACTCCTAAAAAATTAGTGAACTCTCCGAACAGCGGATCACTCGGAACTTCTACCATCACTGCAATATCCGGAAGTATCAGTGGCACTGTTGATGTTACTGTTACTGCGGCAAAATTAGTTTCTATTGCGGTAACTCCTACAAATCCAAGTGTTGCAAAAGGTTTAACCAAAGACTTTATAGCAACTGGAACTTATACAGATAGTTCTACTCAGAACTTGACTACCTCAGTTACTTGGGCTTCTTCCGATACAAGTAAGGCTACTATTAGCAATGCTGCTGGAACAGAAGGTAAGGCGACGGCTGTTGCAGTTGGAACTACAAACATCACTGCAACTTTAGGAACAATTACTTCTCCTTCTACCACACTTACTGTGACCGCAGCGGTTTTACAATCGATCACCATCACTCCTTCTAATCCAAGTGTTGCAAAAGGAAGATCCGAAAACTTAAGTGCAACTGGAACTTATTCTGATAATTCCACTCAGGATCTGACAACCTTAGTTACATGGTCAAGCTCCAGCAATTCCACAGTGGGCGTAAGTAACGCAAACGGAACCAAAGGAAAAGCCACAGGTGTGGCTGTGGGAACTGCAACAATCACTGCCACTTCAGGCTCTGTATCTAACTCGATCACATTTACAGTGACTTCTGCGGTGCTTGATTCAATTGAGGTAAGCTTCACGGATTCTTCTATCGCTAAGGGAACTTCTACTCTAGCAGAAGCTACAGGAACTTATTCTGATGGAAGCACTCAAGATATCACTGACCAAGTGGTTTGGGATAGTTCTCAAACTTCTATCATCCAATTGGGAGTATTGACTGCTGCGCCTAAAAAGACATTAACATCTCCTAATAGTGGTTCTTTGGGAACATCCATTATCACTGCTACCTTAGGGACTGTTAGCGGAAGCGCGAACGTCACTGTAACTGCTGCGACTTTAGTTTCTATTCAAGTAGATCCTACAAATCCAAGTGTTGCAAAAGGTCTTACTCAGAACTTTACTGCGACTGGAACTTATACAGATGCAAGCACTCAGGATTTAACTACTTCAGTTACCTGGACTTCTTCCAGTACAAGCAAGGCTACTATCAGCAATGCTGCAGGAAGTAAGGGTCTTGCGACTACTCTTGCAACTGGAACCACAAATATCACTGCAAAGTTGGGATCAGTAACTTCTCCTGCAAGTGTATTGACTGTGACTGCAGCAGCACTTACAAGTATTACGATCGCTCCTTCTTCTACTTTAAGTATCGCGAAGGGACGTACTCAAAACTTCACTGCGACTGGACATTATACTGATAGTTCTACTTCAGATCTAACAACTCAGGTAACTTGGAGTTCATTCGATCAGACTAAGGCAACTGTTAGCAATACTTCTGGAACAAACGGTAAATTGACTGCTCTTCAAGAAGGAAGCACTCAAATCTCTGCAAGTTATAACTCAATAACTAGCACCGATACTGCGGTTACTGTAACTGCTGCGGTCCTGGATAGTATCTCCATTACTCCAACCAACTCCAGTTTGGCAAAAGGATATACTACCCCATTCACCGCAAACGGTGTATATTCTGATGCGACTACATTGGATATCACAGCTCAAGTGACCTGGGCTTCTTCCAATACTTCTTCCTCTACGATCAGTAATTCGAGTGGAAATGAAGGTGTGGCAACTGCGGTTGCGGTTGGAACAAGCAGCATCTCTGCGACCTTAGGTTCAGTATCTTCTTCTACTAACTTTACTGTAACAGCTGCGGTTCTGGTTTCAATTGCGGTATCTCCTACAAATAGTAACGTGTACACAACTCAGACCAAGGACTTCACAGCTACCGGAACTTATTCAGATGCAAGTACTCAGAACTTGACAACAAGTGTTACCTGGGCTTCTTCTGATACAAGCAAGGCCACTATCAGCAATGCTGCTGGAACAAATGGTAGAGCAACAGGTGTTGCTGCTGGAACTATTACCATCTCTGCGACAAGTGGTTCAGTGAGCGGAAACACTCAGTTGACTGTGGTATTCTTGGATACTACTCCTCCGACTGTATCTAACGTGGTTTCTTTAAGCCCGACTACTGTAAGGGTAACATTCTCCGAATCTGTGAATACAACTCAGGCGACCACTGCTGCTAATTATAAATTGGCTCTGACATCTGCAGTAAGCGGTTCTTGTTCGGATAATAGTAACTTCTCTTCTACTTCTAATATCTCTGTTTCTTCGGTAAGCGGAAGTGGAGCAATCTATACTCTCACCTTGGCTTCTTCTCAAACTTCCGGAACCAACTACACTATACTTGTGAATAAGAGTGGGATCCAAGATCTTTCCGGAGTTCCAAACAATTTAGGTTGTGCGAACTATGGAGACTTCGTAGGACAAGAGCAGTTAAAAGTAAGTTCTGCTTCTTGCGCAAGCACTGGCACTGTGATCATCAACTTCTCCAAACCGATCAAATCCGGTAATAACGTAAGCGGCTCCGCAGAATGTAGCAGCGTTGCAGAATGTGGAAACCGTTACGCATTCGTGGGAACCACAGATCTAGGAACAGTTAGTTCTGCTAAAATTCTGGATGGTGTGGTTTGCGGCGGAGCAACTGCAGATTCCGCAAAAGTTTGTGTGACCCATAGTTTATTACAAACCGGCGCTCAATATACCATCATGGCAGCGAATAACGTAAACGGAGACGGATTCGATAATACTTCTTGGGGATCCATCCGTGATTCAGGAGATTCTGAAAATATCCAATCCTCTCCAAGGGATAGAGCTTCCTTCTTGGGCTGTGGAACTTCTCCTGTAAACTTTGGAGACGGGCCTATTTCAATTGACCCGAACGGTTCTACTTTCGGATACCTTGCTGACTTTAATAGCAAGATCTATACAGGACCAAACAACGCAGGTAATGGAGCATTACGTTTCGCTTATGATGGATCTAACCCTGAATCAGTTCAATTCTCCTTCGTAAAAGATACTACAGGTCAGAACTCTGATGCTACTAATGTTAGTTCCAACTCCGCGACCACTCGAGAGAATAGTATTGCAGTTCCACCTTACGTGACCTTAGGACACTCAGGTTGTACACAAAATGATGCAACTCTTGCAAATGGTTGTGGTCCCGATAATGAAAGTGGACGGGGAATTTTCACAACAGGTTCTTTGGTTAGTAATCCATATATCTTCATCGCGGCAGCAAGAACTGTTCCGAGTGGATCGAACTATAATTTCGATTATATCTACTATTCGAACGACACTTCTACCAACCTGAACTATAAATATATCGATATGGGTTCCATTACCGGAACTGTAACTGCAGGAACTTCTTCTATCACAGTTCTGAATGATAGAGTATTCCCTGGATTTGCAAAACCAAGTAATGATGGAACTGGAACAGGCGGCGGATTGAATGCTCCTGACTTCGGATTTATTTCATTCAATACTTCAGACACTGGATCCGGCACAACAGGCTTCTGTACTGCGGGCTCCAACTGTGATGCTTACGACGGTAGCAATGGTAGAAGGATACGTATCGATTATATGTCTTACTTCGGTGGACCTTCCGCTGGTGGAAACGGCGTCGTAAATGCAAGTCCAAACTGGGGATATTATATCGGAGTAGATTCTTCCATCGCATTCAAGAATAGGATCTATGCTGCAAACGGTGGTCTGCATGCTGTTGGGCATAACGGATCAATCATTCGTTCTACTTCTTCGAATCCTACTACTGCATGTTCTTCGAAAGACACTTGTACGAATTGGACAGAGATAGGACCAAGAACCAATACTAAATGGCATAACAGTACCACGAACAACTGGTTCTCTTTGGAACTTGCGAAATTCTATGACCTGATCCCAGCGGATAGAGCATTCGCTCAGTTTGCAGAATTTAACGATAAACTGTATGTGACCAGAACCATCTGCGTCCAAGCAACTCAAGCAACTGGAATCCGCACCGCGGCAGGAACAGTGACTGGATGTACCGATGGAACAGATACAAACCGTAGAGCTCAGCTTTGGAAATGTAGTCCTGCTACAACCGGAAACTCGAGCGAATGTGATGCAGGAGATTGGACTGTAGTGGGAGACGATGGAACTGGTATCACCAATTTCGGAGATTCCACAAATAGAACCATTACCATGGTAGCTAAGAACGGAACATATCTCTATGTGGGATTCGATAATCCAGCTGGTATCCGGATCTATCGCACCAATACTGCGGATCCTGGATCTGCATCGAGTTCATGGACCCAGATTGCGGGTAACGGACTTACAGATTCTGGCAACGTTCAGCAGATTTTCTCCGCTGTTTCCGTAAACACTGGCAATGTTTATTATCTCTATGTGAGTGTTGGAAAAAACAATACTCCTGTGAGAGTATACAGACAGCAGAACTTATGA
- a CDS encoding SulP family inorganic anion transporter: MNLKSKQFLSNLPYDLSSSIAVFLVAIPLCLGIAHASGAPLFSGIISGFIGGIVVGTFSKSALSVSGPTASLTAIVLSGIKDLGNFEAFLLALLIAGMIQTFLGILRTGALSAYLPSATVVGMSVAIGLLLVVKQLPHLIGYDVEEFGVEEFDITKEDVNESYHDPHEAKETNSLMLLVHAFRNLQSNVLVIGIISLLSFWIWDRYFAKKFKYVPASLVAIILGTGSNLLLGHLLPGGALTQDHLVTLPIFKNPSELFAHLDFPNFSYWDQGPVWTLALTIAFASSLESLLSVEVVDKLDEENRKTPMSQELIAQGLGNMACGLAGGIPITSVVVRGSVNVSSGAKTKFSAIFHGAWIGITVLLFPKFMNTIPLASLAAILTFTGLKLAKPAMFKLMFQKGYSQFLPFLATVIVTFFSNVLIGTFCGILVSLVFVLYEDHRTAIYREDRHGKFRRIILGENLGFFHKAKIKAVLESQPSGITLEIDGTRTLHMDQDIRELIHEFRKNAHRKGITVILGGIPNMENDIESLKKEMSESYQKLLKNNQEWVEERTAEDPEFFSRHAEGQAPQTLFIGCSDSRVPVNVITKTNPGEIFVTRNIANVVSVDDMSLFSVVQYAIDALNVKHIIVCGHIGCGGVRAALQGKATGLIDNWITHIKDVYLKHREELDALPEDKREERLIHLNVAEQVVNLYKTGMIQNALAKYGFPEIHGWVYDIRNGQISEVDYKDILSKELGGLYGYPK, from the coding sequence TGGGGATTGCTCATGCGTCCGGTGCACCCTTATTTTCTGGGATTATCTCCGGTTTTATAGGTGGGATCGTAGTAGGAACCTTTAGTAAATCTGCCTTAAGTGTTTCAGGGCCCACTGCAAGTTTGACTGCGATTGTTCTTTCAGGTATCAAAGATCTGGGGAACTTCGAAGCTTTTCTTCTCGCACTTTTAATTGCGGGAATGATCCAAACTTTTCTTGGGATCTTGAGAACTGGTGCATTATCCGCTTATCTTCCTTCTGCAACAGTAGTCGGAATGTCCGTCGCGATAGGCCTACTTTTAGTTGTTAAACAATTGCCTCACTTAATCGGTTACGACGTCGAGGAATTCGGGGTAGAAGAGTTCGATATCACCAAAGAAGACGTGAACGAATCCTATCATGATCCTCATGAAGCAAAAGAGACAAACTCTCTAATGTTGCTTGTGCACGCGTTCCGGAATTTACAAAGTAATGTTTTAGTGATCGGGATCATTTCCCTTTTATCCTTCTGGATTTGGGATAGATACTTTGCTAAAAAATTCAAATATGTTCCAGCGTCTTTAGTGGCGATCATACTCGGAACTGGTTCGAATTTACTTTTAGGTCATCTTCTTCCTGGAGGGGCTTTAACTCAGGACCACTTAGTTACTCTTCCGATTTTTAAAAATCCTTCCGAACTATTTGCTCATTTGGATTTTCCTAACTTCTCCTATTGGGACCAGGGCCCTGTATGGACATTGGCATTGACGATCGCGTTTGCTTCTTCTTTGGAATCTTTACTCTCTGTAGAAGTAGTGGATAAACTGGACGAAGAGAATCGCAAAACTCCAATGTCTCAGGAATTGATCGCACAAGGTTTGGGGAATATGGCCTGCGGACTTGCGGGTGGGATACCGATCACAAGTGTGGTGGTAAGAGGTTCAGTAAACGTTTCTTCTGGTGCGAAGACCAAATTTTCCGCGATCTTTCACGGGGCATGGATCGGGATCACTGTATTACTTTTTCCTAAATTTATGAATACCATTCCTTTGGCGTCTCTTGCTGCGATCTTGACTTTTACAGGTCTCAAACTCGCAAAACCTGCGATGTTCAAACTGATGTTCCAAAAAGGATATTCTCAGTTCCTTCCATTCTTGGCTACTGTGATAGTTACATTCTTCTCCAATGTTCTGATCGGGACATTCTGCGGTATCTTGGTGTCTTTGGTTTTTGTTTTATACGAAGATCATAGGACTGCGATCTACAGAGAAGATCGACATGGTAAGTTTAGAAGGATCATTTTAGGGGAAAACTTAGGCTTCTTCCATAAGGCAAAGATCAAGGCGGTTTTAGAAAGCCAACCTTCTGGGATCACCTTGGAGATAGACGGAACTAGAACACTTCATATGGATCAGGATATTCGAGAGTTGATCCACGAATTTAGAAAAAATGCCCACCGTAAAGGGATTACGGTGATCCTAGGAGGGATACCGAATATGGAAAATGATATCGAATCCTTGAAAAAAGAAATGAGCGAATCTTATCAAAAATTACTGAAGAATAACCAAGAATGGGTGGAAGAAAGAACTGCAGAAGATCCTGAGTTTTTCTCTCGCCATGCAGAGGGCCAAGCACCCCAAACATTATTCATTGGATGTAGCGACTCCAGAGTTCCTGTGAACGTGATCACTAAAACAAATCCCGGGGAAATTTTCGTAACCAGAAATATTGCTAATGTGGTCTCTGTGGACGATATGTCTCTGTTTAGTGTGGTTCAATATGCGATCGATGCATTAAACGTAAAACATATCATTGTTTGCGGCCATATTGGTTGTGGGGGAGTTCGAGCTGCTCTACAAGGAAAGGCCACAGGTCTTATCGACAATTGGATCACTCATATTAAGGATGTGTATCTAAAACATAGAGAAGAATTAGATGCTCTTCCCGAAGACAAAAGAGAAGAAAGACTGATCCATCTGAATGTTGCAGAACAAGTCGTGAACTTATATAAGACCGGAATGATACAGAATGCTTTGGCGAAGTATGGATTTCCGGAGATACACGGTTGGGTTTACGATATCCGAAACGGACAGATCAGCGAAGTAGATTATAAGGACATTCTCTCCAAGGAACTTGGAGGATTATACGGTTATCCTAAATAG
- a CDS encoding Bor/Iss family lipoprotein, whose product MRADKILTILAISFLSLGFGESCRHAMVRYPQSPPEACRIYPTSKECKRALDLRSAQAEQGGEVHKVQHTYYFFGLYPGNLVLDTSKYCADGPKSVHQYTSFWNGFWEQITLAIYSPQTVEIECYK is encoded by the coding sequence TTGCGCGCAGATAAAATTTTAACCATACTCGCCATCTCATTCTTAAGTTTAGGATTCGGAGAATCTTGCAGACATGCAATGGTACGTTATCCTCAAAGTCCTCCGGAAGCATGTAGGATCTATCCTACTTCCAAAGAATGTAAACGTGCTTTAGATCTAAGATCAGCTCAAGCGGAACAAGGGGGAGAAGTTCATAAGGTCCAACATACCTATTACTTCTTCGGACTTTATCCTGGAAATCTTGTATTGGACACTTCTAAGTACTGCGCAGATGGACCGAAATCGGTTCATCAATACACAAGTTTTTGGAATGGATTTTGGGAACAGATAACTCTCGCAATTTATTCCCCTCAAACAGTGGAGATAGAATGTTACAAGTAG
- a CDS encoding DUF2179 domain-containing protein, translating into MPNWAFDYLVLPLGIYLARMTDVSIGTVRIILISRERKILAAMLGFVEVLLWLIVITQIMRNLSNVFCYIAYAGGFATGTFLGMVVEEKLALGHSLIRIIVPEKGEEIVQNLAQAGYRTTTLEAQGARGPVKVILSLLRRKDIPIVLGILKNTAPGAFYTIENARKTSDPELWKTSGQEGESFARILWRRQSRIRK; encoded by the coding sequence ATGCCTAACTGGGCCTTCGATTATCTAGTTTTACCCCTCGGAATTTATTTAGCCAGAATGACGGACGTAAGCATAGGCACAGTCCGTATCATTCTAATCTCCAGAGAAAGAAAGATCCTGGCAGCAATGCTTGGTTTTGTAGAAGTACTTCTCTGGTTAATCGTAATCACTCAGATCATGAGAAACCTAAGCAATGTATTCTGCTATATAGCATACGCAGGCGGATTTGCTACAGGCACTTTTCTAGGAATGGTGGTAGAAGAAAAACTCGCTTTAGGACATTCACTCATCCGTATCATCGTTCCTGAAAAAGGAGAAGAGATCGTCCAGAACCTGGCACAAGCAGGCTACCGCACCACTACACTAGAAGCACAAGGAGCCAGAGGACCCGTTAAAGTCATTCTATCCTTATTAAGAAGAAAGGATATACCCATTGTGCTTGGAATACTAAAGAATACTGCGCCTGGTGCCTTTTATACGATTGAGAATGCCCGTAAGACAAGCGACCCGGAACTGTGGAAGACTTCCGGACAGGAAGGAGAAAGTTTTGCCCGCATCCTATGGAGAAGGCAATCCAGGATCAGGAAATGA
- a CDS encoding GreA/GreB family elongation factor — MSGKRFLSKNDHQRILSTLEVSAQAAVVQPSILEIIRKTLSKAKKIDQNQVPQDLITMNSKFVLKDLGNAEAFQFTLVYPDDYAENAPANGKLSLFSAHGSAVLGARVGEVVRWEINGMDKYLRVQELLYQPAAI, encoded by the coding sequence ATGAGTGGTAAAAGATTTCTTTCAAAGAATGATCATCAAAGGATTCTTTCCACCCTTGAGGTTTCCGCCCAAGCAGCAGTAGTTCAACCAAGTATCTTAGAAATTATACGTAAGACGCTATCTAAGGCTAAAAAGATAGATCAAAACCAAGTTCCCCAAGATCTGATCACTATGAATTCTAAATTCGTGCTCAAAGATCTGGGCAACGCAGAAGCATTTCAATTCACCTTAGTATATCCTGATGATTATGCTGAAAACGCTCCTGCTAACGGTAAACTTTCCTTATTCTCCGCTCATGGTTCTGCAGTATTAGGCGCCAGGGTGGGAGAAGTTGTCCGTTGGGAGATCAACGGAATGGACAAATACCTAAGAGTCCAAGAACTACTCTACCAACCGGCTGCTATTTAG
- a CDS encoding LIC_10461 domain-containing protein, producing MLQVVRILILVLVLGFFANCHTTTVVHKGGDTPYALAKETPGPDKKAKQGSTVFGIYPTGAPMEASCDRNHPEVIMKTSFVDLVIHALIGPFYTTKTVEVYCKP from the coding sequence ATGTTACAAGTAGTCAGAATTCTAATCTTAGTTTTGGTTCTAGGTTTTTTCGCGAACTGCCATACAACCACTGTGGTCCATAAAGGTGGAGATACTCCTTATGCATTGGCAAAGGAAACTCCAGGCCCCGATAAAAAAGCAAAACAAGGAAGTACAGTTTTCGGGATCTATCCCACTGGAGCTCCCATGGAAGCAAGCTGTGATAGAAACCATCCTGAAGTGATCATGAAAACTAGCTTTGTAGACCTAGTCATTCATGCGCTGATCGGCCCCTTCTATACTACCAAAACCGTAGAAGTTTACTGCAAACCGTAA
- a CDS encoding LIC_10463 family lipoprotein produces the protein MKKNLSLCFLFSLFSLVLLYNCREDQRYEPLRFEKVTKAEASAFQAQVDGTILEGSWEYRFRIKQADRVTLIIEVLTDKPDLGVSLLRKGILFDSKIKCGDKINQLSPCKLEINNPEKGDYSLVLNHLSSDPSEVLSYRIFAAVHGPGYASVIWEEEVARR, from the coding sequence ATGAAAAAGAACTTAAGCCTCTGTTTCCTATTCAGCTTATTCTCTCTGGTCCTTCTCTATAATTGTAGAGAAGACCAGAGATATGAGCCATTACGTTTCGAAAAAGTTACCAAAGCAGAAGCCTCTGCTTTCCAAGCCCAAGTTGACGGAACAATCCTAGAAGGTTCTTGGGAATATAGATTTAGGATCAAACAGGCAGATAGAGTTACTCTTATTATAGAAGTTCTAACAGACAAACCCGACTTGGGAGTGTCTTTATTACGAAAAGGGATCTTATTCGATTCTAAGATCAAATGTGGAGACAAGATCAATCAGCTTTCTCCTTGCAAACTTGAGATCAACAATCCTGAAAAAGGAGATTATTCCTTGGTATTAAACCATCTATCTTCCGATCCGTCGGAAGTTCTTTCTTACAGAATATTCGCCGCAGTGCATGGCCCTGGTTATGCTTCGGTAATTTGGGAGGAAGAAGTTGCGCGCAGATAA
- a CDS encoding SET domain-containing protein, with amino-acid sequence MIERRTNKFGENGIFASQPIAKGTLLFSYSEWIEDEEFGWKVLSVSEADELPEEEKEIFMKYGYDVDFGLVTGPSGPEFVINHSNFMNHSCDPNMWYDQMDNIIAKRDIEVGEELNIDYGNFVVNFDQTFECACGSPNCRKYIRKDDWKVLLPQYNLNFPTFMHKEIKKILVKVPA; translated from the coding sequence ATGATCGAAAGACGCACGAACAAGTTCGGGGAAAACGGAATCTTCGCCTCTCAACCAATCGCTAAGGGAACTTTATTGTTCAGCTATAGCGAATGGATCGAAGATGAGGAATTCGGATGGAAAGTACTCTCCGTCTCGGAAGCCGATGAACTTCCGGAAGAGGAGAAGGAAATCTTCATGAAATACGGCTATGACGTAGACTTCGGCCTAGTCACTGGACCTTCCGGACCTGAATTTGTTATCAATCATTCCAACTTTATGAACCATTCCTGCGATCCGAACATGTGGTACGATCAAATGGACAATATTATAGCCAAAAGGGATATAGAAGTTGGAGAAGAGCTGAATATTGACTACGGTAACTTCGTAGTGAACTTCGACCAGACTTTTGAATGCGCTTGCGGGTCTCCTAACTGCCGCAAATACATCCGCAAAGACGATTGGAAAGTTTTACTGCCTCAGTACAATCTTAACTTTCCGACCTTCATGCATAAGGAAATTAAGAAGATCCTAGTAAAAGTCCCTGCTTAA